A portion of the Bacteroides faecium genome contains these proteins:
- a CDS encoding FecR family protein, translating to MDKIYYKELIEKYFEGNITDAEIKELSDWIKNDRRLQSWWEEEFSKSDADINPVLRDKLFARIKEETQEKEKPRIIRMNPWKWAAAILLPITIAFFTYYLIDFSQTQGAPFIVKADKGDKATIELPDGTNVVLNSASQLSYLNNFGEKVRRVQLNGEAYFKVAHDEKHAFIVQVGDLEVKVLGTSFNVSAYGDAKDVTVVLLEGKVGVYAQKTSHIMKPGDKIEYNKATHKITATQVHPNDYIEWTKGNIYFEKESLENIMKTLSRIYDVEIRFDSNKLPNEYFTGTIPGGGIQNALNILMLTSPFYYEMDGSVIVLKEK from the coding sequence ATGGATAAAATATATTATAAAGAGCTGATTGAGAAATATTTCGAAGGAAATATAACGGATGCTGAGATTAAGGAGCTTTCCGATTGGATAAAGAATGACCGCCGCTTACAAAGCTGGTGGGAAGAGGAGTTTTCCAAATCGGATGCCGACATCAATCCGGTATTGCGTGACAAACTATTCGCCCGAATCAAAGAAGAAACACAAGAGAAAGAGAAACCAAGAATCATCCGTATGAATCCTTGGAAATGGGCTGCCGCCATCCTTTTGCCTATAACTATCGCCTTCTTCACCTATTATCTTATAGATTTTTCTCAAACACAGGGTGCTCCCTTTATAGTAAAAGCCGATAAAGGAGACAAAGCAACTATCGAACTGCCGGACGGAACGAATGTCGTTCTCAATTCAGCTTCACAATTAAGCTACCTGAATAACTTCGGAGAAAAAGTGCGTCGTGTGCAACTGAATGGTGAAGCTTATTTCAAAGTAGCCCATGATGAAAAGCATGCCTTTATTGTGCAAGTTGGCGATTTGGAAGTGAAAGTACTCGGTACTTCTTTCAATGTATCAGCCTATGGAGACGCCAAAGACGTGACAGTCGTTCTTTTGGAAGGAAAAGTGGGAGTCTATGCGCAGAAAACGTCGCATATCATGAAGCCCGGCGACAAAATAGAATATAATAAAGCCACCCATAAGATAACAGCCACTCAAGTGCACCCAAATGACTACATTGAATGGACGAAAGGAAATATCTATTTCGAGAAAGAATCTTTGGAGAATATAATGAAAACTCTTTCACGTATTTATGACGTGGAGATTCGCTTCGATTCCAATAAACTGCCTAATGAATATTTCACCGGAACCATACCGGGTGGTGGTATACAGAATGCATTGAATATCCTGATGCTTACTTCACCTTTCTATTATGAAATGGACGGTTCAGTGATTGTCTTGAAGGAAAAATAA
- a CDS encoding RNA polymerase sigma factor, whose product MEEFELSEQCRQGKNRARKELYEQYAGRMLGICLRYTGDRDTAQDLLHDSFIKIFDSFDKFTWRGEGSLRAWMERVVVNTALQYLRKNDVINQAASLEELPEEYEEPDASDVEAIPQKVLMQFIEELPAGYRTVFNLYTFEDKSHKEIAQVLGINEKSSASQLFRAKTVLAKRVKEWIMNNG is encoded by the coding sequence ATGGAAGAATTTGAGTTGTCGGAACAATGCAGGCAAGGAAAGAACCGGGCCCGCAAGGAACTGTATGAGCAGTATGCGGGGCGTATGCTTGGCATCTGTCTACGCTATACCGGCGACCGTGATACGGCCCAGGACCTGCTTCACGACAGTTTTATAAAGATATTCGACTCTTTCGACAAATTCACCTGGCGGGGTGAAGGCTCCCTGCGGGCTTGGATGGAGCGGGTGGTGGTCAATACCGCTTTGCAGTATCTCCGGAAGAATGATGTAATCAATCAGGCAGCGTCATTGGAAGAGTTGCCCGAAGAATATGAAGAGCCGGATGCTTCCGATGTGGAAGCGATACCACAAAAGGTGTTGATGCAGTTTATTGAAGAACTGCCGGCGGGGTATCGCACAGTGTTCAACCTTTATACGTTCGAGGACAAATCACACAAAGAAATCGCTCAGGTATTAGGTATTAATGAGAAATCTTCGGCTTCGCAACTGTTTCGCGCGAAGACGGTATTGGCAAAAAGAGTAAAAGAATGGATAATGAATAATGGATAG
- a CDS encoding ATP-binding protein: MNTLERKLPIGIQTFEKMRAEGCLYVDKTTIIYQIAATKVPYFLSRPRRFGKSLLISTFEAYFQGRKDLFEGLAIEKLETKWEQYPVLHLDLNAKKYETVADLVAMLNQYLEKWEAIYGDEKKDRSPEERFSYVIEQACLKTGKGVVVLVDEYDKPLLQALLDENLLDEYRRILKAFYGVLKSSDRYLRFIFLTGVTKFAQVSVFSDLNQLNDISMKIPYANICGITKKELVSTFTPELERLAEVQEMSFEDTVDKMTAMYDGYHFTYSEEGLFNPFSVLNVFDGLMFDNYWFQTGTPTYLVDLLKQSDYDLRLLIDGLEVGSSGFAEYRAETKNPLPMIYQSGYLTIKNFDKSLNLYTLGFPNDEVKYGFLKFLIPYYTPISSDETDFNAVKFVRELQSGDVHSFMERMKSFFADIPYELNTKTERHYQVIFYLVFKLMGQYVDAEVRSAKGRADAVVKTKDRIYVFEFKLEGTVDEALRQIDEKGYLLPYRTDGRELVKVGVSFNAEERNIGEYKVI, from the coding sequence ATGAATACATTGGAGCGTAAATTGCCGATAGGGATACAAACGTTTGAAAAGATGCGTGCAGAGGGGTGTTTGTATGTGGATAAAACAACCATTATATATCAGATAGCAGCTACTAAAGTGCCCTATTTCCTTAGTCGTCCCCGTCGTTTTGGCAAAAGTCTGCTAATTTCTACTTTTGAAGCCTACTTTCAAGGCCGTAAAGACCTTTTTGAAGGCCTGGCAATTGAAAAGTTAGAGACAAAGTGGGAGCAATACCCAGTTCTGCATCTTGATTTGAATGCGAAGAAATATGAGACGGTGGCAGATTTGGTTGCCATGCTAAACCAATATTTAGAGAAATGGGAAGCCATCTATGGTGACGAGAAAAAAGACCGCAGCCCTGAAGAACGTTTTAGTTATGTCATTGAGCAAGCCTGCCTGAAAACAGGAAAAGGAGTTGTGGTATTGGTTGATGAGTATGATAAACCATTGCTGCAAGCTCTTTTGGACGAGAACCTGTTGGATGAATACCGTCGTATTCTGAAAGCCTTTTATGGTGTGCTGAAAAGTTCCGACCGCTATCTTCGGTTTATATTCTTGACAGGAGTCACTAAATTTGCCCAAGTAAGTGTGTTCAGTGATTTGAATCAACTGAATGATATTAGCATGAAGATTCCATACGCCAATATCTGTGGTATTACTAAAAAAGAATTAGTATCGACATTTACTCCCGAGTTGGAGCGGTTGGCAGAAGTGCAGGAGATGTCCTTTGAAGATACAGTCGATAAAATGACAGCGATGTACGATGGCTATCACTTTACATACAGCGAAGAAGGACTATTTAATCCCTTCAGTGTACTCAATGTTTTTGATGGATTAATGTTTGATAATTACTGGTTCCAGACCGGTACTCCTACCTATCTTGTAGACCTGTTGAAGCAAAGTGACTATGACTTGCGTTTGCTGATAGATGGCTTGGAAGTAGGAAGTTCCGGATTTGCCGAATACCGTGCAGAGACAAAGAATCCCCTTCCGATGATCTACCAAAGTGGCTATCTGACTATTAAAAACTTTGATAAATCATTGAATCTATATACGCTAGGTTTTCCGAATGATGAGGTGAAATATGGTTTTCTTAAATTCTTGATACCCTATTATACTCCCATCTCTTCCGATGAAACAGATTTTAATGCTGTTAAGTTTGTCCGCGAACTTCAATCGGGCGATGTTCATTCTTTTATGGAACGTATGAAATCATTCTTTGCCGACATTCCCTATGAATTGAATACAAAGACCGAACGTCATTATCAGGTTATCTTTTATCTCGTCTTTAAGTTGATGGGACAATATGTAGATGCAGAAGTCCGTAGCGCAAAAGGTCGTGCCGATGCCGTGGTGAAAACGAAAGACCGTATTTATGTTTTTGAGTTTAAACTGGAAGGAACAGTAGACGAAGCTCTGAGGCAAATAGATGAAAAAGGTTATTTGTTACCTTACCGTACAGACGGGCGTGAGCTAGTAAAAGTCGGTGTCTCCTTTAATGCAGAAGAACGTAATATTGGTGAATACAAAGTAATATAA
- a CDS encoding hydrogen peroxide-inducible genes activator, producing MTIQQLEYILAVDQFRHFARAAEYCRVTQPTLSAMIQKLEDELGVKLFDRTVQPVCPTAIGQKVIDQARVILAQAAQVKEIISEEKQSLSGVFRLGVLPTIAPYLLPRFFPQLMEKYPELDIRVTEMKTQDIQQALHSGDLDAGIIASKLEDTFLTEETLFYEQFYAYVSKKEPSFKHDVVRTSDITGERLWLLDEGHCFRDQLVRFCQMEAVKVSQMAYRLGSMETFMRMVESGKGITFIPELAVSQLTEEQRKLVRPFAIPRPTRQVVLATSKDFVRHSLLCVLKEEIKAAVPKEMLTLQSIQCLL from the coding sequence ATGACTATACAACAATTAGAATATATATTGGCTGTTGACCAGTTCCGGCATTTCGCCCGTGCAGCCGAATATTGCAGGGTGACACAACCCACATTGAGCGCCATGATTCAGAAACTGGAAGATGAACTCGGAGTGAAACTGTTCGACCGGACTGTGCAACCCGTTTGCCCGACAGCTATCGGGCAAAAAGTAATAGACCAAGCTCGTGTGATACTGGCACAAGCAGCCCAGGTCAAAGAAATCATTAGTGAAGAAAAGCAATCACTATCCGGTGTATTCCGTTTAGGAGTATTGCCGACTATTGCGCCCTATCTGCTTCCACGCTTCTTTCCGCAACTGATGGAGAAATACCCTGAACTGGATATTCGTGTCACGGAAATGAAAACGCAGGATATTCAGCAAGCACTGCATAGCGGAGATTTGGATGCAGGGATTATAGCCAGCAAACTGGAAGATACTTTCCTAACGGAAGAAACACTGTTCTACGAACAATTTTACGCCTACGTATCCAAGAAAGAGCCCTCTTTTAAACATGATGTTGTCCGTACTTCCGATATAACCGGCGAACGCCTTTGGCTGCTGGATGAAGGACATTGCTTCCGTGACCAACTCGTCCGTTTCTGCCAGATGGAAGCAGTAAAAGTAAGTCAGATGGCTTACCGTCTGGGGAGCATGGAAACCTTTATGCGCATGGTAGAAAGTGGGAAAGGGATAACCTTTATTCCCGAACTGGCAGTATCCCAGTTGACGGAAGAACAACGGAAGCTGGTACGCCCATTCGCCATTCCGCGTCCGACGCGTCAGGTTGTACTAGCTACAAGCAAAGATTTCGTGCGTCACAGCCTTCTCTGCGTACTGAAAGAAGAGATAAAAGCGGCAGTACCTAAAGAAATGCTGACCTTACAGTCTATCCAATGTTTATTGTAA
- a CDS encoding Dps family protein — protein MKTLEFIKLNESGANNVVASLQQLLADFQVYYTNLRGFHWNIKGHNFFVLHSQFEKMYDDTAEKVDEIAERILMLGGTPANKFSDYLKVANINEVDKVSNGDEALNSILQSISYLIGEERKILSIASQAGDEVTVSMMSDYLKEQEKLVWMLVAYNSK, from the coding sequence ATGAAGACTTTAGAATTTATCAAATTGAACGAATCAGGAGCAAACAACGTAGTAGCATCTTTGCAACAACTATTAGCAGACTTCCAAGTGTATTACACGAATCTTCGTGGTTTCCACTGGAATATCAAAGGACATAACTTCTTCGTTCTCCACAGCCAGTTCGAAAAGATGTATGACGACACTGCCGAAAAGGTGGACGAAATCGCAGAACGTATCCTTATGCTGGGCGGCACTCCCGCCAATAAGTTCAGCGATTATCTGAAAGTTGCCAATATCAACGAAGTGGATAAGGTGAGCAATGGAGACGAAGCACTGAACAGCATCCTTCAGTCTATCAGTTATCTGATTGGTGAGGAACGCAAGATTCTGTCTATCGCTTCACAAGCCGGAGACGAAGTAACCGTTTCGATGATGAGCGATTACTTGAAAGAACAGGAGAAATTGGTTTGGATGTTGGTGGCTTATAATAGCAAGTAA
- a CDS encoding RNA polymerase sigma-70 factor: MIDSTAEKLLLIKLKEGSFQAFEKLYTMYSGKLYNFIMRLSSGNQYMAEEVVQSTFIRIWEVREKVDSDASFISFLCTIAKNLLMNMYQRQTVEYVYNEYLLKSGVDRDSQTEDAIDLRFLNDYIDSLAEELPAQRKKIFILSKRQNYTNKEIAEMMGISESTVATQLSLAVKFMREQLMKHYDKVIALLLAFFVNEM, translated from the coding sequence ATGATTGACTCTACTGCTGAAAAACTTTTATTAATCAAGTTAAAGGAAGGTTCTTTTCAGGCATTTGAAAAGTTATATACGATGTATAGTGGCAAACTGTACAATTTCATTATGCGGCTTTCTTCCGGCAATCAATATATGGCTGAAGAAGTGGTGCAATCCACTTTCATTCGTATATGGGAAGTACGTGAGAAAGTCGATTCCGACGCTTCATTTATTTCTTTTCTCTGTACGATAGCCAAAAACTTACTGATGAATATGTATCAGCGTCAGACTGTTGAATATGTTTACAATGAATATCTGCTAAAAAGTGGGGTAGACCGTGATTCGCAGACAGAAGATGCTATCGACCTTCGTTTTTTGAACGACTATATCGACTCATTGGCAGAGGAATTGCCTGCACAGCGAAAGAAAATCTTTATCCTAAGCAAGCGTCAGAACTATACGAATAAGGAAATTGCCGAGATGATGGGGATTTCCGAAAGCACGGTCGCCACACAATTATCTTTGGCTGTGAAGTTTATGCGTGAACAGTTGATGAAGCATTACGATAAGGTAATTGCGCTTCTGCTCGCCTTCTTTGTTAATGAAATGTAA
- a CDS encoding MIP family channel protein — MKKYIAEMIGTMVLVLMGCGSAVFAGGLADTVGAGVGTIGVALAFGLSVVAMAYAIGGISGCHINPAITLGVFLSGRMNGKDAGMYMIFQVIGAIIGSAILYALVSTGAHDGPTATGSNGFGDGEMLQAFIAEAVFTFIFVLVVLGSTDPKKGAGNLAGLAIGLTLVLVHIVCIPITGTSVNPARSIAPALFQGGEALSQLWLFIIAPFVGAALSAGVWNYLGDKK; from the coding sequence ATGAAAAAGTACATTGCAGAAATGATTGGAACGATGGTACTCGTCCTTATGGGATGTGGTAGTGCCGTCTTTGCAGGTGGTTTGGCCGATACAGTAGGCGCTGGCGTGGGAACGATCGGCGTGGCTTTGGCCTTTGGTTTGTCCGTAGTAGCGATGGCATATGCTATCGGTGGTATTTCGGGCTGTCACATTAATCCTGCTATTACATTAGGAGTATTCCTGAGTGGACGTATGAATGGAAAAGACGCGGGAATGTATATGATCTTCCAAGTGATAGGAGCAATTATCGGCTCGGCTATTCTTTACGCTTTGGTGTCTACCGGAGCTCACGACGGCCCTACGGCAACAGGCTCGAACGGCTTTGGTGATGGAGAAATGCTGCAAGCATTCATTGCCGAAGCAGTATTCACATTCATCTTCGTATTAGTCGTTTTGGGCTCTACCGATCCGAAGAAAGGCGCAGGCAATCTTGCCGGACTTGCCATCGGTCTTACTTTAGTACTGGTACATATCGTATGTATCCCTATCACAGGTACATCCGTCAATCCGGCACGTAGTATTGCTCCGGCATTGTTCCAGGGTGGAGAAGCCCTTTCACAATTATGGTTGTTCATCATTGCCCCGTTTGTAGGAGCAGCTTTGAGCGCAGGAGTATGGAATTATCTTGGAGATAAGAAATAA
- a CDS encoding NigD1/NigD2 family lipoprotein, whose translation MKKFKFIAFIFAIMTTMPIFQSCLDDDDSPSDLLVISTINMMSQDSKDFYFTLDDGKKMYPSNGQGWSNADFVDGQRAFVMFNELEEPVGGYDYNVQVKQIKEILTKDIVTMDEEENNEEKIGDDKINATYMWINKDKKYLTIEFQYYGTHSEDKKHFLNLVINNLTPAPTADEESEEDEFINLEFRHNSEGDYPQTLGEGYVSFKLDKIKEQMEGKKGLRVRVNTLYGKIKTYEVKFP comes from the coding sequence ATGAAGAAATTTAAATTCATTGCCTTTATCTTTGCTATTATGACCACAATGCCGATTTTCCAGTCATGCCTGGACGACGATGACAGTCCGTCCGACTTACTGGTTATCAGTACAATAAATATGATGAGCCAGGATAGCAAGGATTTTTATTTCACCTTGGATGATGGAAAAAAGATGTATCCAAGTAACGGACAAGGATGGAGTAACGCGGATTTTGTGGATGGGCAGCGCGCCTTTGTCATGTTCAACGAACTGGAAGAGCCGGTAGGTGGATATGACTATAATGTTCAGGTAAAACAGATAAAAGAAATCCTGACCAAGGATATCGTCACTATGGATGAGGAAGAAAACAATGAGGAGAAAATCGGAGACGATAAGATTAACGCTACTTATATGTGGATTAACAAGGATAAGAAATATCTGACTATCGAATTCCAATATTATGGTACGCATAGCGAAGATAAGAAACATTTCCTGAATCTGGTTATCAATAATCTCACCCCGGCTCCTACCGCAGATGAGGAGAGTGAAGAGGATGAGTTTATCAATCTGGAATTCCGCCACAACAGTGAAGGGGATTATCCTCAGACTTTAGGCGAAGGATATGTATCTTTCAAGCTGGACAAAATCAAGGAACAGATGGAAGGAAAGAAAGGGCTAAGAGTCCGTGTCAATACCCTATATGGCAAAATAAAAACATATGAAGTGAAATTTCCCTAA
- a CDS encoding DMT family transporter has translation MKKGLFYAILASVLWAIVNPFIKQGLSYDFTPMNFAGIRFATVGIILFAYTWHKGMWKEIRQHSRLFLNLILINMFMGYTAFYFGVDFVSGAISSIIMGMTPLINVLLAHLLASNDRLNVHKIISLVVSLIGLFLIIGMGSDGAPLDWKGITGIVLLLLSIIFQGYSAISVSEDKGKVNPIFLNAVQMFFGGLLIYMVGLGTEGYHSFIGKPGGFYISLGILVFISVFAFSFWFIALQSKGAKVSDINMCRLINPILGAVLSWMMLPDEYPTFSTVAGMIIIVSSLIIYFKGAEISQWFKKINA, from the coding sequence ATGAAAAAAGGACTTTTTTATGCTATACTGGCCTCTGTGTTATGGGCTATTGTCAATCCGTTTATCAAACAAGGACTAAGCTACGATTTTACTCCGATGAACTTTGCCGGAATTCGTTTCGCGACTGTGGGGATTATCCTTTTCGCCTATACGTGGCACAAGGGGATGTGGAAAGAAATACGTCAGCACAGCAGATTGTTTCTTAATCTGATTCTTATCAATATGTTTATGGGATACACGGCTTTCTACTTCGGCGTGGATTTTGTGAGTGGCGCCATCTCGTCCATTATCATGGGGATGACTCCACTTATCAATGTGCTCTTGGCACATTTGCTTGCTAGTAATGACAGACTGAATGTTCATAAAATAATCAGTCTTGTGGTCAGCCTTATCGGTCTGTTCCTGATTATAGGAATGGGGAGTGACGGTGCGCCGCTCGATTGGAAAGGAATTACCGGTATTGTACTATTGCTGCTCAGTATTATTTTTCAAGGGTATTCCGCTATCTCCGTTTCGGAAGATAAGGGGAAGGTGAACCCTATTTTCCTGAATGCTGTTCAGATGTTTTTTGGTGGTCTACTTATATATATGGTAGGACTGGGCACGGAAGGTTATCATTCTTTTATCGGAAAACCGGGCGGGTTCTATATCAGTCTTGGTATCCTGGTGTTTATTTCTGTCTTTGCTTTCAGCTTTTGGTTTATTGCTTTGCAGAGCAAGGGCGCGAAGGTCAGCGATATTAATATGTGCCGGTTGATTAATCCGATCCTCGGCGCAGTATTGAGTTGGATGATGCTCCCGGATGAATATCCGACATTCAGTACGGTGGCAGGGATGATTATTATCGTCAGCTCCCTGATTATTTATTTCAAAGGAGCTGAGATAAGTCAATGGTTCAAGAAGATTAATGCATAA
- a CDS encoding outer membrane beta-barrel protein, whose product MEEKELWMNKLKEKLADYSEPTPASGWEQLEKELMPPVERKIYPYRKWMMAAAAVILLAVVSSVSLYFLGTPAADEMRHIQTPTLASTPDALPGVQQPDMQGTSVEPVLRPVTREDRLAKADRNVPEHKTQVDDEPIVKDKPESVIEENEPGKAVDEVKPTEETNAGQTQTQAKDTERPTASNRPRRPSSKDKYHIPTEKASSRKGTWSMGLGVGNSGGASSEVGSGVYPSRVSMLSVSNGLLQIPNDQTVVFEDGVPYLRQAKQVVDIEHHQPISFGLSVRKALGRGFSLESGLTYTLLSSDAKLADADQKIEQKLHYIGIPLRANWNFLDKKLVTLYVSGGGMVEKCVYGKLGSEKETVKPLQFSVSGAVGAQLNATKRVGIYVEPGVAYYFDDGSDTQTIRKENPFNFNIQAGIRLTY is encoded by the coding sequence ATGGAAGAGAAAGAATTGTGGATGAATAAGTTGAAGGAGAAGCTTGCGGATTATTCCGAGCCGACACCTGCTTCCGGTTGGGAACAACTGGAGAAAGAGCTTATGCCCCCTGTGGAGAGGAAGATATATCCTTATCGAAAATGGATGATGGCGGCTGCGGCTGTTATATTGCTAGCTGTCGTTTCGTCAGTAAGCCTGTATTTCCTGGGTACACCTGCGGCGGATGAAATGCGTCATATACAAACACCGACATTGGCTTCTACGCCCGATGCTTTGCCGGGCGTGCAACAACCGGACATGCAAGGCACTTCCGTCGAACCTGTTCTGCGACCTGTTACTCGTGAAGACCGATTGGCGAAAGCAGACCGGAATGTCCCGGAACATAAAACACAGGTAGATGATGAACCTATAGTGAAAGACAAACCGGAATCTGTAATTGAAGAAAACGAACCCGGAAAAGCCGTAGATGAGGTAAAACCGACCGAAGAAACAAATGCCGGTCAAACTCAAACTCAAGCGAAAGATACGGAACGACCGACAGCGAGCAACAGACCGCGACGTCCTTCCAGTAAAGATAAATATCATATTCCGACCGAGAAAGCATCTTCCCGGAAAGGTACTTGGTCGATGGGACTGGGAGTCGGGAATTCGGGTGGTGCTTCTTCAGAAGTAGGTTCGGGTGTATATCCTTCTCGCGTCAGCATGCTTTCTGTTTCAAATGGCTTGTTGCAGATTCCTAATGACCAAACTGTAGTCTTTGAGGACGGAGTACCTTACTTGCGCCAGGCAAAACAGGTAGTCGATATCGAACATCATCAACCTATCTCTTTCGGATTATCCGTTCGTAAAGCTCTAGGCAGAGGTTTTTCCCTGGAGTCAGGTTTGACTTATACGTTACTTTCCTCGGATGCCAAACTGGCAGATGCTGACCAGAAGATAGAGCAGAAACTCCACTATATCGGTATTCCGTTGCGTGCCAACTGGAACTTCCTTGATAAGAAACTCGTAACTCTTTATGTGTCCGGTGGCGGTATGGTTGAGAAATGTGTCTATGGAAAGCTCGGCTCTGAAAAGGAGACAGTGAAACCTCTCCAATTCTCAGTATCCGGTGCGGTAGGTGCGCAGTTGAATGCAACGAAGCGTGTCGGTATCTATGTAGAGCCGGGTGTAGCTTATTACTTTGATGACGGTTCGGATACACAGACCATCCGTAAAGAGAATCCGTTCAACTTCAATATACAGGCAGGTATTCGTTTGACTTATTAG